From the genome of Pseudomonas putida:
AGACCCGGATCTACGCGGCGACCAAGTTCTTCATCTTCACCCAGGCCAGCGGCCTGATCATGTTGGTGGCGATCCTCGGCCTGGTCCTGGTCAACTACACCAACACCGGCGTCATCACCTTCAACTACAGCGACCTGCTCAAGGCCGAGCTGCCGGCCGGTACCGAATACCTGCTGATGCTGGGCTTCTTCATCGCCTTCGCGGTGAAGCTGCCGGTGGTGCCGTTCCACTCCTGGCTACCTGACGCACACGCCCAGGCACCGACCGCAGGTTCCGTGGACCTGGCCGGTATCTTGCTGAAGACCGCGGCCTACGGCCTGCTGCGCTTCGCCCTGCCGCTGTTCCCGAATGCCTCGGCGGAGTTCGCGCCGATCGCCATGACCCTGGGCCTGATCGGTATCTTCTACGGTGCCTTCCTGGCCTTCGCGCAAACCGACATCAAGCGCCTGATCGCCTTCTCCAGCGTCTCGCACATGGGCTTCGTGCTGATCGGTATCTACTCCGGCAGCCAACAGGCCCTGCAAGGCGCGGTGATCCAGATGCTGGCCCACGGCCTGTCGGCCGCCGCGCTGTTCATCCTGTCCGGCCAACTGTACGAGCGCCTGCACACCCGTGACATGCGCCAGATGGGTGGCCTGTGGCACCGCATCGCCTACCTGCCCGCCATCAGCCTGTTCTTCGCCGCCGCCTCTCTGGGCCTGCCAGGCACCGGCAACTTCGTCGGCGAGTTCCTGATCCTGATCGGCAGTTTCGCGCATGTGCCATGGATCACCGTGATCGCCACCACCGGCCTGGTATTCGGTTCGGTCTACTCGCTGATCATGATCCACCGCGCCTACTTCGGTCCGGCCAAGGCCGACACCGTGCTGGCCGGCATGGACAGTCGCGAACTGGTCATGGTTCTGGGCCTGGCGGTGCTGCTGGTGCTGCTGGGCGTGTATCCGCAGCCGTTCCTCGACACCTCTGCCGCCACCATGAGTGGTGTGCAGCAGTGGCTCGGTTCCGCTTTCACTCAACTCGCTTCGGCCCGGTAAGAGCGCTATGGAATTCACCACTCAACACTTCATCGCATTGGCGCCGATGCTGATCACCACCATCACCACGGTGGTGGTGATGCTGGCGATCGCCTGGAAGCGCAACCACTCGCAGACCTTCCTGCTGTCCACCGTGGGGCTGAACCTGGCCCTGCTGTCGATCCTGCCGGCACTGAAGGTCGCCCCGCTGGCGGTGACCTCGCTGGTCACCATCGACAAGTTCGCCTGCCTGTACATGGCGATCATCCTGGTTGCCACCCTGGCCTGCGTCACCCTCGCCCACGCCTACCTTGGCGAGGGCGCCAAGGGCTTCCCGGGCAACCGTGAAGAACTGTACCTGCTGCTGCTGATGTCGGCCCTTGGTGGCCTGGTGCTGGTCAGTGCCAATCACCTGGCTGGCCTGTTCATCGGCCTGGAGCTGCTGTCGGTGCCGGTCTACGGCTTGGTGGCGTATGCCTTCTTCAACAAGCGCTCGCTGGAAGCCGGCATCAAGTACATGGTGCTGTCGGCTGCAGGCTCGGCCTTCCTGCTGTTCGGCATGGCCCTGCTGTACGCCGATGCCGGTAGCCTGACCTTCGACCAGATCGGCAAGGTGCTGGCCGCGACCAACATGCCGAGCCTGGTGGCCCAACTGGGCCTGGGCATGATGCTGGTCGGCCTGGCCTTCAAACTGTCGCTGGTACCCTTCCACCTGTGGACGCCGGACGTGTACGAGGGTGCCCCGGCACCGGTCGCCGCATTCCTGGCTACCGCCAGCAAGGTGGCGGTGTTCGCCGTGGTCGTGCGCCTGTTCATGCTCTCCCCTGCTGCCAGCAGCGGCGTGCTGAGCACCGTCCTGGCCGTCATCGCGGTCGCCTCGATCCTGATCGGCAACCTGCTGGCGCTGACCCAGAGCAACCTCAAGCGTCTGCTCGGTTACTCCTCCATCGCCCACTTCGGTTACCTGGTCATCGCGCTGGTCGCCAGCAAGGGCCTGGCCCTGGAAGCCATGGGCGTGTACCTGGTCACCTACGTGATCACCAGCCTGGGCGCCTTCGGTGTCATCACCCTGATGTCCTCGCCATACGGCGGCCGTGACGCTGACGCGCTGTACGAGTACCGTGGCCTGTTCTGGCGCCGTCCATACCTGACCGCCGTGCTCACCGTGATGATGCTGTCGCTGGCGGGTATCCCGCTGACTGCCGGTTTCATCGGCAAGTTCTACATCATCGCCACCGGCGTCGAGTCGCACCTGTGGTGGCTGGTCGGCGCCCTGGTGATCGGTAGCGCCATCGGCGTCTACTACTACCTGCGTGTCATGGTCACCCTGTACCTGGTCGAGCCGAACCTGCGTCGCCACGACGCACCGTTGAAGTGGGAGCAACGTACCGGTGGCGTGATGCTGCTGGCCATCGCCATCCTCGCCTTCGTTCTCGGCGTATACCCGCAGCCGCTGCTGGATCTGGTGCAACAAGCCGGCCTGCAGCTGATCGGCTGATCGGAGCACAATGAAAAACACCCCGCACATGCGGGGTGTTTTTTTTTCTGCGTCAGGTAGCGCTTTGCTATCTGCCTGACGAAACGGCGGTTTCTCGTTGCCCGGCGGCACGTCGCAGCTCACTGTTGGCCGACGGGAGATGGACTGCGGGGTTAGGCATGCCGCTGGGTGATAGTTCATGGGTCATTTCGAACTCGGCCCTGACCGACCAGCCACAGGCTTCCTGGGTGCACTGCAAATACGCCACTCTCAAGAAGATATGACGCCCTTCGCTAGTACGAATACGCATCTTGCTGTTGCAATGCGGACAGACCAACTTATACGTACTCACGGCAAATACCTGCTAAGGTTGAAAAAATGTGTAATCTGTAAGATTAATCGTCGATCTGTGTCGGTATTTATTACGGTGCAGAAAGGGCTTTTCGTTGCTTCATGCTTCATTCCGAAATATCCTCAAAATGCAGGTTTTCTACTCTTAATCATTAGCTTAAGCCTAGGGAATGACGCAAAAACAGTAATGGATATCCATAATGAGTAGTGTTTTTTTCGCTTCGGTGCTTCTTCGCCTTAAACAACTGACCGGGTCGAACACCGATGTGCAGCTTGCCAGAGCTTTGAATGTGAGCCCACAGACACTCAGCAGCTGGAAAGTGCGCGCAAGCGTTCCGTACTCCTTATGCGTAGAACTTGCTCGACAGAACGCCTGCTCCCTCGATTGGCTGCTGCTGGGTGAAGGTACGCTGGCAAATCAACCTGACGCCCAGTCCGATTGGGAAAGCGCAGCGCTCGATGATCTGCGCAGCCTGTCCCTGGCAGACCGCCAGGCCGCGCTGCTGTTCATCAAGGACAAGCAACGCATTCAGGAACTGGAGCGCAAGCTCGACAGGCTTGCCAGTCGCGTAGCGGATACCCTCCCCGGCTGACATCAGCGACGCCAGCGCTGCAGGATGTCGCGCATGTCCACCGCGTCCAGCCACACCATGAGCTTGAGACAGACCGGAATCACCGCCACCGCCGCGACGAACGCCGCCATGCCAGGTGTGAGCGATGGCACCAGGGAGGTCAACAGGGGCTCGAACAGGTAACCGACCCCCAGTGCCAGGAGCACCAACAGCCCTTGGCTGAGCGCCGATAGGCGCTTGCGCGGTACCAGGATCAGCTGGCCACGAGCAAGGGTGATCAGCACCGCCCCCAGTAATGCGCCGAACAGTACCCGGCCTTCGTTCTCGATGCGCTCGCTCAACGCAGCGCTCACCCACGCGAAATCATCCATAGTGCTCTCCTTTCTCGGCTTTACGCTGCTCGCTGGTGTGGGCCAGTGCTTTCATGGCCGCCGCCTCCAGATAACGTGAATAACACAGCGACAATGCGCGTCCCTGCCGATGGCTGGCGAGATCCTCCAGCCGCTGGTAACCCCGACCACGCAGGGCTGCCCGCCAGGTGGCGAACTCCCTGGCGGCAGCGATGGCTGCACAGCGCACGGCCAGGCCCAGGCGTGCATCGCTGACCTGCGCGTCCAGGGCAAGTCGCTCGCGCAGCACCGACAATTCGATACGTGGCCAGAACGGGTCGTGGCAATCAGGAAAGCGTGGGGCACAAGGCACTGGTACCGCTCCGTCGGGAGGTCCGGACATGGACGTGGTGGTTATGTTCATGCCTTCACTCCTCGGCTAGCATGCCATAGCGAATAGCCTTGATTACCGCGGCAACCCGAGTGGAAACGTCGAATTTGCGCAGGATGTTACCCACGTGGAAATTGACCGTGGATTCCTGGCATTCGAGGATCTGGCCAATCTCCCATGAGCTTTTGCCATAGGCGCACCACAGCAGCACCTTCTCCTCCCGAGGGGTCAGGCGAATCGGAGAGTCCGCTGGATGTTCGGCTATAGGTTGTAGGTTGGTTCTCATCATCAGCCTCCACAAGTCATTGCCGGTGGCGGCGCGCAAAAGTGCCGCCGCATTGGGCATAAACTTACGGAGCTCGCGGCCCGCGCTCCACTCGTGCGGTTTGTAAAGAACAGCCGTACAAATCCGTTCCCCCTCAGCGTCGTGCAATTAACTCGAATTGCGCGTGCTTTACGCGGCACTTCGCTCGTCACAACGCCACTGCCCCTTCCTCCCTTCGTCTGGAGCCGTTCGATGCGTCCCGTTTTGCCCCTCTCGCCCCGCCTTGGCCTGCTGGCCCTGTTCACGGCTGGCCAGCCCGCTTGGGCTGCACCCGCGATCGAGCTGGGCCAGGTGTTGATCAACGATGAGCAGCAAAGCGAACTGGAAGATGCCCGCGCGCGCCTGCAGGCAGTGCCTGGCGCCAGCAACCTGATCGACATGCAGCACGTCGGGCAAGGCAGGGTTGCCAGCAACCAGGACGTGCTGGCCTATCAGCCAGGGGTGTTCGCCCAATCGGCGGGCAATGACGGGATCAAGCTGTCGATCCGTGGTTCGGGCATCAACCGTGCGCCCGGCGCCCACGGCTCCGGCGTGTACACGATGTTCGACGGTCTGCCCCTGACCGGCCCCGGTGGCACTCCCTACGAACTGTTCGAGCCGCTGTGGCTGAGCCGGGCCGAAGTGTTGCGTGGCGCCAACGGCTTCGACCAGGGCGCCCTGGCGCTGGGCGGGGCGATCAACTACGTGACCCATACCGGCTACGATGCCGCCCCCTTGCAGCTGCGCTACGAGGTCGGCAGCCGCGGTTACCAGCATCGCCATATCAGCTCGGGCCAGGTGCTGGGCAACCTCGATTACTACGTGGCGCTGACCGATTCGCAATACGACGGCTACCAGGAGCACAGCAGCGGCAGCGCCAAAGGCATCGCCGCCAACGTCGGCTACCGCTTCAACCCCAACCTGGAAACCCGCTTCTACCTGCGCTACCGGGAAACCGAGAACGACCTGGCCGGTCGCCTGACCAAGCAGCAGATCAAGCACGATCCACGCGCGGCCAACGCCGCCTACCTGGCCCGTGACGACAGCCGTCCGCAACCGGGCAGCACCTGGGTGGCCAACAAGACCACGTTCTACCTGGACGATGAATCACGGCTCGAAGCCGGGCTGGTCTATCACGACTACCCGATGGATCTGCGCGAGGGCCCGATGCGCCTTAAGGTCGCCTACAGCGACGTCAGCGGTACGCTCAATTATTTGCGTCGTGACACCCTGTTCGGTCACGACAGCAAGACCACCATTGGCTGGCGCACCACCAAGCACCTGCCCAACAGCGGCGCTTCGCAATTCGCCCGTAGCGGCGACGTGTTCGGCGCGCGCTCACGCGATTTCACCTACCAGGGCTCGGACACCGTGGTGCATGTCGGCAACGAGCTGGAGCTGGTGCCCGACCTGTGGCTGACCAGCGGCCTGGCGATGATCTATACCCGCCGCGAGAGCGCGGTCACCTGGCCCGAAGACGGCGGCAAGGTTAGCCAGCATGACTGGGACTACGCCCCTCGCCTGGGTCTGCGCTACGACATCAACCCGCAGTTGCAGGTCTATGGCAACCTCAGCCGTTCGGTGGAGCCGCCACACCCGTGGGCATTGATCTGGAGCTCTACGGTCGCCACACAACCGATCGAGATGCAGAACCAAACCGCCACCACGCTCGAACTGGGTGCCCGCGGCGATTCGGCGCTGGGCCACTGGGACCTGGCCTGGTACTACTCGCAGGTGCGCCATGAGCTGTTGCTCGCGGAAATCGTCCAAGGCATGCCGGCCAAGGAGTTCAACGCCAGCCCCACGGTACACCAGGGCGTCGAGGCCGGCCTGGACAGCATCTTGTGGGAGCGCCCGGGTACCGGCAAGTTGAGCCTGCGCCAGGCGTACACCTTCAGCGACTTCCATTACCGCGACGACGAACAGTTCGGCGACAACCGCCTGCCGGGCATTCCCATGCACTACTACCAGGCCGAGTTGCGTTACGACTGGCCGAGCGGGTTCTACGCCGGGGTCAACACGCAGATGGCGTCCAAGGTGCAAGTCGACTACGCCAACAGCTACCACGCCGATGCCTATGCGCTGCTGGGCGCACGTCTGGGGTGGGAATCGCCGAAGCTGGACTGGCAGACCTGGCTCGACCTGCGCAACCTGACCAACAAGCGCTATGCGGCGACGGTCACCCCCGGATACGACGACGCCGGGCAGGACGTCGCCCGCTCGACCCCGGGGGAAGGTTTCGGGGTCTATGCCGGGGTTTCCTACAGTTTCCGCTGAAACATGCTCCTACTGCGGCAGCTGCACCTGCGGCTTGCTGGAGGCGAAGATCGCCCAGCTCGACAGGAACAGCGCCGCGATCAGCGGCCCGATCACGAAGCCATTGAGCCCGAATACCGCCAGCCCGCCGAGGGTCGACACCAGAATCAGGTAGTCGGGCATGCGCGTGTCCTTGCCCACCAGAATGGGCCGCAACAGGTTATCCACCAGGCCGATCACCAGCACGCCGAAGGCGGTCAGGATTACCCCTTGCAGGATCGCTCCGGTCAGCAGGAAATACGCGGCCACCGGCGCCCAGATGATCCCCGCCCCCACGGCTGGCAGCAGCGACAGGAACGCCATCAGCACCGCCCAGACCAGGGCACTGGGGATGTCCAGCACCCAGAAGATGAACCCGCCAAGCGCACCCTGGGTCACGGCCACCAGCACGTTGCCCTTGACCGTCGCCCGCACCACCCGGCTGAATTTCAGCTGCAACCGACGCTTCTGCTCCTCGGGGAGCGGCACAGCCAGGCGGACCCGTCGCGCGACTTCGGCGCCCTCGCGCAGGAAGAAGAACAGCAAGTACAGCATCACGCCCAGGCTGACCATCAACTCGAAGGTGCCCTGGCCAAAGCTGAATGCCTTGCCAGCCAGGAACTGGCTACCCTGGGTGGCCCATTGGGTGACGTTCTCGCGCAAGCCGTCGAGGTTGCCTATACCCATGCGGTCCAGGGCGTTTTGCGCGAACGCCGGCAGCATGTCCTTGCCGTGCTCTATGTAGCCGGCGATATCCAACTGCCCACTTTCGATACGCTGGTACAGCGAGGCGCCCTCCTGGACCAGCAAGGCGCTGATGATCGCGACCGGCAGAACCGCGATCAACAGGCAGATGCACAGGGTGATCAGCGCCGCCAGGTTGCGCCGCCTGCCGCAACGCAACAGCAGCTTGCGTTGCAGTGGCGCGAACAGGATGCCAAGGATCACCGCCCAGAAAATCGCTCCGTAGTACGGCAGCATGATCCACACGAAGGCGATGGTCACCAGGGCCAGGAGTACGGCCAAGGCTTTGTTCTGCAGCGAGGTTTCGTTCATGGGCGTTCCTTGAGTGTCCTGGAACATTAGTGGCCGCCGCTGTCGAAAAAGTGCCATCGCCGCCTTGATTCAGGTCAATGCGTCTCTCCCGCTGACGCTCTAGCATCCGCGCCTTTACCCCCGGTGCGTCATGAACTCCCTCGCCAAACCCGAACTGCTGGCCCCAGCCGGCAGCCTCAAGACCTTGCGCTACGCCTTCGCCTACGGTGCCGATGCGGTTTACGCCGGCCAGCCGCGCTACAGCTTGCGGGTGCGCAACAACGAATTCGATCATGCCAACCTGGCCTTGGGCATCGATGAGGCGCACGCCCTGGGCAAGCGCTTCTACGTGGTGGTGAACATCGCGCCGCACAACGCCAAGCTGAAAACCTTCCTCAAGGACCTGGCGCCAGTAGTCGCGATGGGTCCGGATGCGCTGATCATGTCCGACCCCGGGCTGATCATGCTGGTGCGCCAGCACTTCCCAGAGATGCCGGTGCACCTGTCGGTGCAGGCCAATACGGTGAATTGGGCCAGCGTGCAATTCTGGCAGCAGCTCGGGCTGAGCCGGGTGATCTTGTCGCGCGAGCTGTCGCTGGAGGAAATCGCCGAGATCCGCCAGCAAGTGCCGGACATGGAGCTCGAGGTCTTCGTCCATGGCGCGTTGTGCATGGCCTATTCCGGTCGCTGCCTGCTGTCGGGATACCTGAACAAGCGTGACGCCAACCAAGGCAGTTGCACCAATGCCTGCCGCTGGAAGTACGATGCGGCACCGGCCGCCGAGAACGTGACCGGAGACATCGTCCAGCAGGTGGAGCCGACCCTGGGCCTGGGCGCGCCCACCGAGCAGGTGTTCCTGCTGCAAGAGAGCAGCCGGCCAGGCGACAGCATGCCGGCGTTCGAGGACGAGCACGGCACCTACATCATGAACGCCAAGGACTTGCGCGCCATCCAGCACGTCGAGCGCCTGCTGCACATGGGCGTGCACTCGCTGAAGATCGAAGGCCGCACCAAGTCGCACTTCTACTGCGCCCGGGCCGTGCAGTCCTATCGCAAGGCCATCGACGACGCTGCCGCGGGCCGGCCGTTCGATCGCGGCCTCATGCTCAACCTCGAATCGCTGGCCCAGCGCGGCTACACCGAGGGTTTCCTGCGCCGCCATGTGCATGACGAATACCAGAACTACCAGCGCGGCAACTCGGTCTCCGAGCGCCAGCAGTTCGTCGGTGAGCTGACCGGAGAACGGGTCGACGGCCTGGCCGAGGTGCGGGTGAAAAATCGCTTCGCGCTGGGCGACCAGCTCGAATTGATGACCCCCTACGGCAATTATCACTTCCAACTGGACCTTCTGCGCGACACTGCGCAGCAGCCAACCGAGGTGGCGCCGGGGGATGGGCACGTGGTCTACCTGCCTATTCCCGAGCAAGTGCCACTTCAATTCGGGCTACTGATGCGTGACCTGCCCGACCTCCAGTAGACAGGCAATGGGCCGGCGCCTGCGCTATGCTGCCGGCCGACACTCGATCGGTACGAAAACCCAAGGAGCCGCCATGCTACGCAAACACCTGCTCACCCTCGGCCTGCTCGCCATCACCGGCCTGGCCCAAGCCGCGGAAACCATCGATGTGTACCGCGACCCCAACTGCGGTTGCTGCAAGGCCTGGATCAGCCACCTGCGCGACAACGGCTTTACCGTCAATGACCATGTCGAGCCGAACATGAGTGCCGTCAAGCAGCGCCTGGGCGTCGCCCCGCGCCTGGCCTCGTGCCACACCGGGGTGATCGACGGCAAGTTCGTCGAAGGCCATGTGCCAGCCGAACAGGTCCGCCTGCTGGCCAAGCGCGACGACCTCAAGGGCCTGGCCGTGCCCGGCATGCCCATGGGCTCGCCAGGCATGGAGATGGGTGACCACAAGGACGCCTACCAGGTCATCGGCGTGACCCAGGATGGCCAGGACACCGTGGTCGCCAACTACTGATGCTCAGCCTGTGGGCGCTGTTTCTCAGCGCCTTCGGCGCCGCCACCCTGCTGCCCCTGCAATCGGAGGCGGTGCTCGTCGGCCTGCTGCTGCGCCAACCCGATGCCTGGCTGCCCCTGCTGCTGGTGGCCACCTTGGGCAACGTGCTCGGTTCGCTGGTCAACTGGCTGCTGGGCCGAGCCGTCGAGCACCTGCGCGCTCGGCGCTGGTTCCCCTTCAGCGAAGCACAACTGGCGCGTGCCCAGGCACGCTACCAACGCTGGGGGCAATGGTCACTGCTGCTGAGCTGGATGCCGATCATCGGCGATCCACTGACCCTGATCGCCGGAATCATGCGCGAGCCGTTCTGGCGCTTCCTGCTGTTGGTGACCCTGGCCAAGGGCGGCCGCTACATCGTCGTGGCGATGATCACCTTGGGTTGGTTTCATCCTTGGTAACACCTTTACCGGTTAAGGTAGCGCTCTGACTGTTACAGTCGCCAATTCCTACATGGCCCTACACGGAGTGCCCCCATGCTGCGCGCAACCGCCCTGGCCCTCACCTGCCTCGTCGCAGGCACCGCCACCGCTGCCGAACCCACCACCTATGGCAAACAGCTCGAAGGCTTCGCCTATCCTCACCCGCTGAAGCACTTCGACTTCAAGTCCCAGGGGCAAGACCTGCAGATGGGGTACATGGACGTGCCGGCCAAGGGCAAGGCCAATGGCCGCAGCGTGGTGCTGATGCATGGCAAGAACTTCTGCGCGGCCACCTGGGAAACCACCATCGACGCCCTGAGCCAGGCCGGCTACCGCGTCATCGCACCTGACCAGATCGGTTTCTGTACCTCCAGCAAGCCGGCGCATTACCAATACAGCTTCCAGCAACTGGCGACCAACACCCATGCCCTGCTCGAGCAGTTGGGCGTGAGCCAGTCGGTCATCCTGGGCCACTCCACCGGCGGCATGCTGGCCACCCGCTACGCGTTGATGTACCCGCAGCAGGTCGAGCGCCTGGCGATGGTCAACCCGATTGGCCTGGAAGACTGGAAAGCCCTGGGCGTGCCCTACCGCACGGTGGACCAGTGGTACGAGCGCGAGCTCAAGCTCGACGCCGAAGGCGTGCGCAACTACGAGCGCAAGACCTACTATGCCGGGCGCTGGAAGCCTGAGTACGAGCGCTGGGTGCAGATGCTGGTGGGACTGAACCAGGGCCCTGGGCATGAAGCGGTGGCGTGGAACTCGGCGCTGATCTACGACATGATCTTCACCCAACCGGTGTACCACGAGTTCCACAACCTGAAGATGCCGACCCTGCTGTTGATCGGTGACCAGGACACCACCGCCATCGGCAGCGATATCGCCCCACCAGCGCTCAAGGCGCAGTTGGGCAACTACAAGGAACTGGGCCCGCGCGTGGCCAAGCTGATCCCCCAGGGCGAGCTGGTCACCTTCCCGGGCATGGGCCATGCGCCGCAGATCGAAGAGCCGCAGCAATTCCACAAGGCATTGCTGGACTGGCTCGCACGCGATTCCCGCCTCAACCGAAGCGCTGCAACTGCATCTCGCGCAGGCGACTGAGGGTGCGCTGGTAGGCGAAGGCAAGGTAGCCCTGGGTGTACAGTTCATCCAGCGGCACCTGGGCTTCCACGTAGAGGGCCACCCGGCGGTCGTAGCATTCGTCCACCAGGGCGATGAAACGTCGCACCGCGTCATCCTTGGGCGACAGCATCGGCAGCTCGCGGTCGCCCGCCTCGACCCGCGCCGCGGCGTCCTCGGTGCCCCTTGCGATGCGCCCGGCGCGCTGCTGGCCGCCCAACGCCGGCACATCCTGTAGCAGGATCGCCTGATAACGGTCACACAAGGCCATGAACTCGGTTGCCGCCAGCGGTTGCTCGCACAGCTGGGAGAAGCGGCACCAGATCACCTGGTCGCTGCGCCTGATGACCTGGATCTGTCGCGAGCCGACCGACAACGGCTCGGTCGTGACGTTCTCGTGGCTCAGGCTGTGGAACACCTGCTCCAGCGCCCCTGCGCTGCCCGCAGTGGCCACCCAGTAGCGTTGCCGCACTTGGCCCGGGTGCAAGCGATGATCCTGATCGCCGGCCACCGCCAGCACCTGCATGTGCCGTTCGATGGCGGCGATCGCCGGAAGGAACCGCTCGCGGTTGAAACCGTCGCGGTAGAGCTGCTCGGGTGGCTGGTTGGATGTGGCGACGATCACCACGCCCTGGTCGAACAGCACCTGGAACAAACGCCCGAGGATGATCGCATCGCCGATGTCGCTGACGAACAGTTCGTCGAAGCAGAGCACGCGAATTTGCCCAGCCAACTCTCGCGCCAGGGCCGTTAGCGGGTCGGCGGTA
Proteins encoded in this window:
- the nuoN gene encoding NADH-quinone oxidoreductase subunit NuoN, whose translation is MEFTTQHFIALAPMLITTITTVVVMLAIAWKRNHSQTFLLSTVGLNLALLSILPALKVAPLAVTSLVTIDKFACLYMAIILVATLACVTLAHAYLGEGAKGFPGNREELYLLLLMSALGGLVLVSANHLAGLFIGLELLSVPVYGLVAYAFFNKRSLEAGIKYMVLSAAGSAFLLFGMALLYADAGSLTFDQIGKVLAATNMPSLVAQLGLGMMLVGLAFKLSLVPFHLWTPDVYEGAPAPVAAFLATASKVAVFAVVVRLFMLSPAASSGVLSTVLAVIAVASILIGNLLALTQSNLKRLLGYSSIAHFGYLVIALVASKGLALEAMGVYLVTYVITSLGAFGVITLMSSPYGGRDADALYEYRGLFWRRPYLTAVLTVMMLSLAGIPLTAGFIGKFYIIATGVESHLWWLVGALVIGSAIGVYYYLRVMVTLYLVEPNLRRHDAPLKWEQRTGGVMLLAIAILAFVLGVYPQPLLDLVQQAGLQLIG
- a CDS encoding response regulator transcription factor, which codes for MRTNLQPIAEHPADSPIRLTPREEKVLLWCAYGKSSWEIGQILECQESTVNFHVGNILRKFDVSTRVAAVIKAIRYGMLAEE
- a CDS encoding AI-2E family transporter is translated as MNETSLQNKALAVLLALVTIAFVWIMLPYYGAIFWAVILGILFAPLQRKLLLRCGRRRNLAALITLCICLLIAVLPVAIISALLVQEGASLYQRIESGQLDIAGYIEHGKDMLPAFAQNALDRMGIGNLDGLRENVTQWATQGSQFLAGKAFSFGQGTFELMVSLGVMLYLLFFFLREGAEVARRVRLAVPLPEEQKRRLQLKFSRVVRATVKGNVLVAVTQGALGGFIFWVLDIPSALVWAVLMAFLSLLPAVGAGIIWAPVAAYFLLTGAILQGVILTAFGVLVIGLVDNLLRPILVGKDTRMPDYLILVSTLGGLAVFGLNGFVIGPLIAALFLSSWAIFASSKPQVQLPQ
- a CDS encoding head completion/stabilization protein, with the protein product MNITTTSMSGPPDGAVPVPCAPRFPDCHDPFWPRIELSVLRERLALDAQVSDARLGLAVRCAAIAAAREFATWRAALRGRGYQRLEDLASHRQGRALSLCYSRYLEAAAMKALAHTSEQRKAEKGEHYG
- a CDS encoding DUF411 domain-containing protein, encoding MLRKHLLTLGLLAITGLAQAAETIDVYRDPNCGCCKAWISHLRDNGFTVNDHVEPNMSAVKQRLGVAPRLASCHTGVIDGKFVEGHVPAEQVRLLAKRDDLKGLAVPGMPMGSPGMEMGDHKDAYQVIGVTQDGQDTVVANY
- the yegQ gene encoding tRNA 5-hydroxyuridine modification protein YegQ, coding for MNSLAKPELLAPAGSLKTLRYAFAYGADAVYAGQPRYSLRVRNNEFDHANLALGIDEAHALGKRFYVVVNIAPHNAKLKTFLKDLAPVVAMGPDALIMSDPGLIMLVRQHFPEMPVHLSVQANTVNWASVQFWQQLGLSRVILSRELSLEEIAEIRQQVPDMELEVFVHGALCMAYSGRCLLSGYLNKRDANQGSCTNACRWKYDAAPAAENVTGDIVQQVEPTLGLGAPTEQVFLLQESSRPGDSMPAFEDEHGTYIMNAKDLRAIQHVERLLHMGVHSLKIEGRTKSHFYCARAVQSYRKAIDDAAAGRPFDRGLMLNLESLAQRGYTEGFLRRHVHDEYQNYQRGNSVSERQQFVGELTGERVDGLAEVRVKNRFALGDQLELMTPYGNYHFQLDLLRDTAQQPTEVAPGDGHVVYLPIPEQVPLQFGLLMRDLPDLQ
- a CDS encoding ogr/Delta-like zinc finger family protein, which codes for MSTYKLVCPHCNSKMRIRTSEGRHIFLRVAYLQCTQEACGWSVRAEFEMTHELSPSGMPNPAVHLPSANSELRRAAGQRETAVSSGR
- a CDS encoding helix-turn-helix domain-containing protein, coding for MSSVFFASVLLRLKQLTGSNTDVQLARALNVSPQTLSSWKVRASVPYSLCVELARQNACSLDWLLLGEGTLANQPDAQSDWESAALDDLRSLSLADRQAALLFIKDKQRIQELERKLDRLASRVADTLPG
- a CDS encoding TonB-dependent receptor family protein, whose translation is MRPVLPLSPRLGLLALFTAGQPAWAAPAIELGQVLINDEQQSELEDARARLQAVPGASNLIDMQHVGQGRVASNQDVLAYQPGVFAQSAGNDGIKLSIRGSGINRAPGAHGSGVYTMFDGLPLTGPGGTPYELFEPLWLSRAEVLRGANGFDQGALALGGAINYVTHTGYDAAPLQLRYEVGSRGYQHRHISSGQVLGNLDYYVALTDSQYDGYQEHSSGSAKGIAANVGYRFNPNLETRFYLRYRETENDLAGRLTKQQIKHDPRAANAAYLARDDSRPQPGSTWVANKTTFYLDDESRLEAGLVYHDYPMDLREGPMRLKVAYSDVSGTLNYLRRDTLFGHDSKTTIGWRTTKHLPNSGASQFARSGDVFGARSRDFTYQGSDTVVHVGNELELVPDLWLTSGLAMIYTRRESAVTWPEDGGKVSQHDWDYAPRLGLRYDINPQLQVYGNLSRSVEPPHPWALIWSSTVATQPIEMQNQTATTLELGARGDSALGHWDLAWYYSQVRHELLLAEIVQGMPAKEFNASPTVHQGVEAGLDSILWERPGTGKLSLRQAYTFSDFHYRDDEQFGDNRLPGIPMHYYQAELRYDWPSGFYAGVNTQMASKVQVDYANSYHADAYALLGARLGWESPKLDWQTWLDLRNLTNKRYAATVTPGYDDAGQDVARSTPGEGFGVYAGVSYSFR
- the nuoM gene encoding NADH-quinone oxidoreductase subunit M; translation: MILPWLILIPFIGGFLCWLGERFGATLPRWIALLTMSLLLGIGLWLWGTGDYTLAPAPGAEPAWALEYKVQWIQRFGISIHLALDGLSLLMILLTGLLGVLSVLCSWKEIQRHVGFFHLNLMWILGGVVGVFLALDLFLFFFFWEMMLVPMYFLIALWGHSSADGKKTRIYAATKFFIFTQASGLIMLVAILGLVLVNYTNTGVITFNYSDLLKAELPAGTEYLLMLGFFIAFAVKLPVVPFHSWLPDAHAQAPTAGSVDLAGILLKTAAYGLLRFALPLFPNASAEFAPIAMTLGLIGIFYGAFLAFAQTDIKRLIAFSSVSHMGFVLIGIYSGSQQALQGAVIQMLAHGLSAAALFILSGQLYERLHTRDMRQMGGLWHRIAYLPAISLFFAAASLGLPGTGNFVGEFLILIGSFAHVPWITVIATTGLVFGSVYSLIMIHRAYFGPAKADTVLAGMDSRELVMVLGLAVLLVLLGVYPQPFLDTSAATMSGVQQWLGSAFTQLASAR
- a CDS encoding YqaA family protein, producing MLSLWALFLSAFGAATLLPLQSEAVLVGLLLRQPDAWLPLLLVATLGNVLGSLVNWLLGRAVEHLRARRWFPFSEAQLARAQARYQRWGQWSLLLSWMPIIGDPLTLIAGIMREPFWRFLLLVTLAKGGRYIVVAMITLGWFHPW